In one Thermosipho ferrireducens genomic region, the following are encoded:
- a CDS encoding ATP-binding protein produces the protein MDFRNLFFEELRRKLNEANVKIEKYVKTEDGEHLKDLQRIFHTIKGASGLVGFENFQEFMHRLETFFKEQYEKKKKVTKEYFERLLYVMNEISRKNEDLSEDESSELYKILLGELPLKSVPKFLDEPRRNTEHCEEILRLIFKIENTIKNGDSMKALSELNVLKKRVQESIEKIKYINLKDMLKGFEKWVFQESMSQGKKVKLKIDCGNVKIKREDASRLRDILVHLVKNAITHGIELPEERIKKGKSPEGEITIRSYLKGNYIYLEVIDDGAGVDVEKIEKKIEEEKLENMDWKRAIFMPGFSTREKVDFAAGRGIGLDAVRTFALQKSGDVTVESEKDKGSKFLVFFKTAERDQTFEKVSDTM, from the coding sequence TTGGATTTTAGAAACTTGTTTTTTGAGGAATTAAGGAGAAAATTAAATGAAGCAAATGTAAAAATTGAAAAATATGTTAAAACAGAAGACGGGGAACACTTAAAAGATCTTCAGAGGATATTTCATACAATAAAAGGTGCCTCGGGTCTTGTAGGGTTTGAGAATTTTCAGGAATTTATGCACAGATTAGAGACGTTTTTTAAAGAACAATATGAAAAAAAGAAAAAGGTGACAAAAGAATATTTTGAAAGGTTATTGTATGTTATGAACGAAATTTCCAGAAAAAACGAGGATTTATCTGAAGACGAAAGTTCAGAACTTTACAAGATATTGTTAGGAGAATTGCCGTTGAAAAGCGTCCCGAAGTTTCTGGATGAACCCAGAAGAAATACTGAACATTGTGAAGAGATATTGAGATTAATTTTTAAAATAGAAAACACTATCAAAAATGGAGATAGTATGAAGGCTTTGAGCGAATTGAATGTATTGAAAAAAAGGGTGCAGGAGTCCATAGAAAAGATTAAGTATATTAATTTAAAGGATATGTTGAAAGGATTTGAAAAATGGGTATTTCAAGAGAGTATGTCTCAGGGGAAGAAAGTAAAATTGAAAATAGACTGCGGCAATGTGAAAATAAAAAGAGAAGATGCATCGAGATTGAGGGATATACTGGTTCATCTTGTGAAAAATGCTATAACGCATGGTATAGAACTTCCAGAAGAAAGGATAAAAAAAGGAAAATCACCAGAAGGAGAGATTACAATTCGTTCTTATTTGAAAGGTAACTACATTTATCTTGAAGTGATAGATGATGGTGCGGGAGTGGATGTAGAGAAAATAGAGAAAAAAATAGAAGAAGAAAAATTAGAAAACATGGATTGGAAAAGGGCTATTTTTATGCCGGGATTTTCTACAAGGGAAAAAGTTGATTTTGCTGCAGGGAGAGGGATAGGTCTTGATGCGGTAAGGACCTTTGCCTTACAAAAAAGTGGTGATGTAACGGTTGAGTCCGAAAAAGATAAGGGCAGTAAGTTTTTAGTTTTCTTCAAAACAGCAGAAAGAGACCAAACTTTTGAAAAAGTGAGTGATACAATGTAA
- a CDS encoding HD-GYP domain-containing protein, producing MRLATWVQKKILRKIFILYVIVIIGAVVGFTFFTFYVSLKNLKEKVYIAENWLNEVFSEFVNDISLFSELYSHMPFPEQYFGKMMENFTWVDDIYTFSDGYKKIESHIRPLEKAFTLSSTQVALLKDNKTLEVVKNKKLFVIIPRTKSMDNTEIFHEALIFEISPERFVSKLTQMIQAKNLGISLTKPAKVFTISYPGRFHGYTFYVSTNFLKDYIGVYIYIFPISFAVFVVFYIYFSRVYLRKQFKENIEKPVNSIMRAINIFEERRDVVEEDISGLDEFSIIYSELYNMMVSISAGEQELEMSLDEINSLREKLEDINNKLIDIYQVLRSSDPNLRIEEFSQNILEKLVDQIPGADAGSIILKFEDGYHFTALVGFSENLKSVVIENPEHIAAMNLDGHVGQKEFLEFHNRLPENVKQKLNISGTSKIRSSYFVPIYVLSEKVGAICFDSFNNDTIDIPPYIVEIFSRVVGGFLYLKSLADMRESCLESIILTFAEMAEMKEPYMKGHSKRVGTIARYIAKEMGFEKSKCDIIWRAAILHDIGKMGINEVILNKKEPLSKNELKNIRKHPVYGYKLLENIKPLIEEAKILLYHHERWDGKGYPERLREEEIPVESRIISIAESFDVMVIDKPYKKALSINEAKEIFQNEKGQWDPEIVKVFLKIIDKVYEDVYKNE from the coding sequence ATGAGGTTAGCAACCTGGGTGCAAAAAAAGATTTTAAGAAAGATTTTTATTTTGTATGTAATAGTGATAATAGGTGCAGTTGTGGGCTTTACTTTTTTTACTTTTTATGTGTCTTTAAAAAATTTAAAAGAGAAAGTTTATATTGCTGAAAATTGGTTGAATGAAGTTTTTAGCGAGTTTGTAAATGATATTAGTTTGTTTTCAGAGCTTTATTCGCATATGCCTTTTCCAGAGCAATATTTTGGAAAAATGATGGAAAATTTTACATGGGTTGACGATATTTATACATTCAGCGATGGTTATAAAAAAATAGAAAGTCATATTAGACCACTTGAAAAAGCGTTTACTTTGAGTAGCACACAGGTTGCTCTTTTGAAAGATAATAAAACGTTGGAGGTTGTAAAAAATAAGAAGCTTTTTGTAATAATTCCGCGAACAAAATCAATGGATAATACTGAAATATTTCATGAAGCACTCATTTTTGAAATTAGTCCAGAAAGATTTGTTTCAAAATTAACACAAATGATTCAGGCAAAAAATTTAGGAATATCACTGACAAAACCTGCAAAAGTATTCACAATAAGTTATCCAGGAAGATTTCATGGGTATACTTTTTATGTATCAACTAACTTTCTTAAAGATTACATAGGAGTATACATATACATTTTTCCCATTTCATTTGCTGTTTTTGTTGTATTTTATATATATTTTTCAAGGGTATATTTAAGAAAGCAATTTAAAGAGAATATAGAGAAACCTGTTAATAGTATTATGCGAGCTATAAATATTTTCGAAGAAAGACGTGATGTTGTTGAAGAAGATATTTCAGGACTTGATGAATTTTCCATAATATATTCCGAGCTTTATAATATGATGGTTTCAATTTCGGCAGGTGAACAGGAACTTGAAATGTCTCTGGATGAAATAAATTCTTTAAGAGAAAAGCTTGAGGATATTAATAACAAATTGATAGACATCTATCAAGTTTTAAGAAGCAGCGATCCCAATTTAAGAATAGAGGAGTTTTCACAAAATATTCTTGAAAAACTTGTCGATCAAATACCTGGCGCTGATGCGGGGAGTATAATTTTAAAGTTTGAGGATGGATATCATTTTACAGCGTTGGTTGGCTTTTCAGAAAATCTAAAATCTGTTGTTATAGAAAATCCAGAGCATATTGCTGCAATGAATTTAGATGGGCATGTTGGACAAAAAGAGTTTTTGGAGTTTCATAACAGGCTTCCAGAAAACGTAAAGCAAAAATTGAATATTTCTGGAACTTCAAAAATACGTTCTTCTTATTTTGTTCCAATATATGTATTGTCGGAAAAAGTGGGAGCTATATGTTTTGATTCTTTTAATAATGATACAATTGATATACCTCCGTACATAGTAGAAATTTTCAGTAGAGTGGTTGGGGGTTTTTTGTATCTTAAATCGCTTGCTGATATGAGAGAAAGTTGCCTGGAAAGTATTATTCTAACTTTTGCAGAAATGGCAGAGATGAAAGAACCTTATATGAAAGGACATTCTAAAAGAGTTGGAACAATAGCCAGATATATTGCTAAAGAAATGGGATTTGAAAAGTCAAAGTGCGACATTATCTGGCGTGCTGCAATTTTGCACGATATAGGAAAGATGGGGATTAATGAAGTCATTTTAAATAAAAAGGAACCTCTTAGCAAGAATGAATTAAAAAACATAAGAAAACATCCAGTGTATGGATATAAGTTATTGGAAAATATAAAACCTCTAATTGAAGAAGCAAAAATATTGCTTTATCATCACGAAAGATGGGATGGGAAAGGATACCCAGAAAGATTGAGAGAAGAAGAAATCCCTGTTGAGAGTAGGATAATATCAATAGCAGAAAGTTTTGATGTTATGGTTATTGACAAGCCTTATAAAAAGGCTTTATCGATTAATGAAGCTAAAGAGATATTTCAAAATGAAAAAGGTCAGTGGGATCCGGAAATAGTTAAAGTTTTTCTTAAAATAATAGATAAAGTGTATGAAGATGTTTATAAAAACGAATAA
- a CDS encoding MalY/PatB family protein encodes MFNFDRIPDRSGTNSFKWDWKWRGKSSEILPMWVADMDFEAPPEVIAAIMDRAKHGVYGYTFYPQSYFESIINWFDSMHDYKIKREWILTIPGVVPGISFAIQAFTLPGDGIIVQPPVYSPFYKVISELGRKIILNPLKERNGYYEMDFENLLNIIDDRTKMLILCSPHNPVGRVWRKEELLELGKICLKHNILVVSDEIHCDIVYSPHKHTVFSSLSKEISDISLVLTAPSKTFNIAGLQMGNAIIPNFELRKRYKALLKSHHLVMSNLFGIVATEVAYKYGKQWLEELLVYLKGNVDFVQAFLQKNIPEVRLTIPEGTFLLWLDFRQFREDINKMLLSNNLWLSDGNEFGFGGKGFQRMNIATSRDIIKKAMNIIKSTVESVKKV; translated from the coding sequence GTGTTCAATTTTGATCGTATACCAGATAGAAGCGGGACAAATTCATTTAAATGGGATTGGAAGTGGAGAGGAAAATCTTCAGAAATCCTTCCTATGTGGGTAGCTGATATGGATTTTGAGGCCCCTCCTGAAGTTATAGCGGCTATAATGGATAGAGCGAAACATGGAGTATATGGCTATACATTTTATCCACAGAGTTATTTTGAATCTATTATAAACTGGTTTGACTCTATGCACGATTATAAAATAAAAAGAGAATGGATATTGACAATACCTGGTGTGGTACCTGGTATTTCTTTTGCAATACAGGCGTTTACATTGCCTGGCGATGGGATTATAGTACAACCTCCTGTTTACAGTCCATTTTATAAAGTGATTAGTGAACTTGGGCGAAAAATAATATTGAATCCTTTAAAGGAAAGAAATGGTTATTATGAAATGGACTTTGAAAATCTTTTAAATATTATAGACGATAGAACTAAAATGCTTATTTTGTGTAGCCCACATAATCCAGTTGGAAGAGTATGGAGAAAAGAAGAACTTTTAGAACTTGGAAAAATTTGTTTGAAACATAACATTTTGGTAGTTTCAGATGAAATCCACTGCGATATTGTATATTCTCCGCACAAGCATACTGTATTTTCTTCTCTTTCAAAGGAAATTTCCGACATATCCTTGGTTTTAACAGCTCCAAGCAAAACCTTTAATATAGCTGGTCTTCAAATGGGAAATGCTATAATACCGAATTTTGAGCTACGAAAACGTTATAAAGCTCTTCTAAAATCACACCATCTTGTTATGTCAAATTTGTTTGGGATAGTTGCTACTGAGGTGGCGTATAAATACGGGAAACAGTGGCTGGAAGAACTGCTGGTTTATCTCAAAGGTAATGTAGATTTTGTGCAGGCATTTTTACAAAAAAATATCCCAGAAGTCAGGCTGACTATTCCTGAAGGGACATTTCTGTTGTGGCTTGATTTTAGGCAGTTTAGAGAGGATATTAATAAAATGCTTTTAAGCAATAATTTATGGCTCAGTGATGGGAACGAATTTGGTTTTGGAGGGAAGGGATTTCAAAGAATGAATATAGCTACATCACGTGATATAATAAAAAAAGCGATGAATATTATAAAATCTACCGTTGAAAGTGTGAAAAAAGTTTAA
- the queD gene encoding 6-carboxytetrahydropterin synthase QueD, translating into MFYVSKEFLFDAAHNLISYKGKCEKLHGHTYKLVVTVCGERDDEGILLDFLILKKVVKEKVLNILDHSYINEIIPQPSAENIAEWIWKQLEEDLKGKNYRLYEVKVYETPTSYVTYRKD; encoded by the coding sequence ATGTTTTATGTTTCAAAAGAATTTTTATTTGATGCAGCTCACAATCTGATTAGTTATAAGGGGAAATGTGAAAAACTTCACGGGCACACATATAAGCTTGTTGTGACAGTTTGTGGAGAAAGAGATGATGAAGGTATACTGCTGGATTTTTTGATTTTGAAAAAAGTTGTTAAGGAGAAAGTTTTAAATATTCTTGATCATTCTTACATTAATGAAATTATTCCTCAACCAAGCGCCGAAAATATCGCAGAGTGGATATGGAAACAATTAGAAGAAGATTTGAAAGGGAAAAATTATAGACTTTACGAGGTAAAAGTTTATGAGACTCCAACCTCTTATGTAACTTACAGGAAGGATTGA
- a CDS encoding 5'-methylthioadenosine/S-adenosylhomocysteine nucleosidase: MIVLTSVLKEEIIGAFRELLPVLENGEIIKRPYTRGIIGSNEIVLVYGLIGKVEAAMLAQAIIDKFNPRYFIHCGAAGALNPERKIGDIVCGNLYIEHDVYARQGAKCEIYGSQILTEKIVDVYDKVIIGTIASGDVFVESEDEKAKIYEVTKAEVVDMDSSAMAKVCYENGVDFCALKIVVDTSEKETRKEYRLNFKKLAPFPSAIVAEMLEKHLL; encoded by the coding sequence GTGATTGTTCTTACAAGTGTGTTGAAGGAGGAAATTATAGGAGCTTTTAGAGAGCTTTTACCCGTTCTTGAAAACGGAGAAATTATAAAAAGGCCTTATACAAGGGGAATAATTGGTAGTAATGAAATAGTATTGGTCTATGGACTTATTGGAAAAGTAGAGGCAGCAATGCTGGCACAGGCAATAATAGATAAATTTAACCCCCGCTATTTCATTCATTGCGGAGCTGCTGGGGCTTTGAATCCGGAGCGAAAGATAGGGGACATTGTTTGTGGAAACTTGTATATAGAGCATGATGTTTATGCTCGCCAGGGTGCAAAATGTGAGATCTATGGTTCTCAAATTTTAACAGAAAAAATAGTGGATGTATATGATAAAGTCATTATAGGAACAATAGCCAGTGGAGATGTATTTGTAGAATCTGAAGATGAAAAAGCGAAAATATATGAGGTTACAAAAGCAGAGGTTGTAGATATGGATAGTAGTGCCATGGCGAAAGTATGTTATGAAAATGGAGTAGATTTTTGTGCTTTAAAAATAGTGGTTGATACAAGTGAAAAAGAAACAAGAAAAGAGTATAGATTAAACTTTAAAAAACTTGCACCATTTCCTTCAGCGATAGTCGCTGAAATGTTGGAGAAGCATTTGCTATAA
- a CDS encoding chemotaxis protein CheX, producing MDAKIINSLINSVHSTFKTVLKVEPEIMKPELDREIEPKYPIVTVIGFNGAIEGNLIYSFSETTAIKVVSTMMGMPYETLDELALSALGELGNMTSGSIAMNLEKNGYNVDITPPTVITGKEIKVTAEGVILKLPLNIFEKGDFEIHMVLRGGK from the coding sequence ATGGATGCAAAAATAATTAATTCTTTAATTAACTCTGTACATTCCACATTTAAAACAGTGCTTAAAGTAGAGCCTGAAATAATGAAACCAGAACTTGATAGGGAAATAGAGCCGAAATATCCAATAGTGACTGTTATAGGTTTTAACGGGGCAATAGAAGGAAATTTGATATACTCCTTTAGCGAAACAACAGCTATAAAAGTTGTCTCAACTATGATGGGAATGCCGTACGAAACCCTTGATGAATTAGCACTTAGTGCATTGGGAGAGCTTGGGAATATGACAAGCGGTTCTATAGCGATGAATCTTGAAAAAAACGGATATAATGTTGATATTACACCTCCAACGGTGATTACAGGAAAAGAAATAAAAGTTACCGCAGAAGGAGTGATTTTAAAACTACCACTGAATATTTTTGAAAAAGGTGATTTTGAAATCCATATGGTTTTAAGAGGTGGTAAATAG